A genomic stretch from Pelodiscus sinensis isolate JC-2024 chromosome 23, ASM4963464v1, whole genome shotgun sequence includes:
- the H6PD gene encoding GDH/6PGL endoplasmic bifunctional protein, with protein sequence MLRAVLCAVFLFGALPSLARESRGHVSVVLLGATGDLAKKYLWQGLFQLYLEQVSSGHSFTFHGAALTAHEPGQRQMFEVLKKLACPSDVSPDRCAVVKDQFLKLSRYYQLKTAENYTALNREIETLLQQEGLEEAGRIFYFSVPPFAYAEIARHINSSCRPRPGAWLRVVLEKPFGHDHKSAQQLAIELRTFFREEEMYRVDHYLGKQAVAHILPFRDQNRRFLDPIWNRHHVERVEIVLKETLDAKGRTSFYEQYGVLRDVLQNHLTEALLYLAMELPANVSSAEEILRHKLQTFKSLQGLESTSAVLGQYQAYASQVREELQKPQDYVTMTPTFAGVLIQLDSLRWEGVPFILTSGKALDERVGYVRVLFKNRAYCTQRESWREAGRSQCGTKQIVFYIGHGELNSPAVLVSRNLFKPVMPEGSWKEVADHPQLHLFGHPLSDYYVYSPVQEREAYSVLISSIFHGRKDSFITTENLLASWEFWTPLLESVTQRAPRLYPGGLENQHLLDFEMTGRELSFLLEEPVELLHAKTQAPSDYKTIQAKFRQSPLVSAWPEELIVRLASDMEAAATKAVTRSGEFHLALSGGSSPIVLFQRLAMHHYGFPWRHTHLWLVDERCVPLTDTESNFRSLHDHLLRHVQVPYLHIHPMPVHLNRRLCVEEDRGPELYAKEIAALVSNASLDFVLLGLGSDGHTASLFPRSASGLAGAQMVVLTESPNKPHQRMSLSLPLLNKARQVAVLVMGKGKHEIATQISRVGQEPGKWPISGVMPSSGQLVWYMDYDALFG encoded by the exons ATGCTGAGGGCGGTGCTGTGCGCCGTCTTTCTCTTCGGCGCCCTGCCATCATTGGCCAGGGAATCCCGAGGCCATGTCTCAGTGGTCCTGCTGGGCGCCACGGGGGACCTGGCCAAGAAGTACTTgtggcaggggctgttccagctctACCTGGAGCAGGTGAGCAGTGGACACAGCTTCACTTTCCACGGGGCCGCACTGACAGCGCACGAGCCAGGGCAGAGGCAGATGTTCGAGGTGTTGAAGAAGCTGGCCTGCCCCTCGGACGTGTCCCCCGACAGGTGTGCTGTGGTCAAGGACCAGTTCCTCAAGCTGAGCCGGTACTACCAGCTGAAGACGGCCGAGAACTACACTGCCTTGAACAGGGAGATTGAGACACTACTCCAGCAGGAGGGACTGGAGGAAGCCGGCAGGATCTTCTACTTCTCCGTGCCGCCGTTTGCCTATGCGGAGATCGCCCGCCACATCAATAGCAGCTGCAGGCCGCGCCCTGGCGCCTGGCTACGGGTGGTGCTGGAGAAGCCTTTTGGCCATGACCACAAGTCAGCCCAGCAGCTGGCCATCGAGCTAAGGACCTTCTTCCGGGAAGAGGAGATGTACCGGGTAGATCACTACCTGGGCAAACAG GCGGTGGCCCATATCCTGCCTTTCCGAGACCAGAACCGACGCTTTCTGGACCCAATCTGGAACCGGCATCATGTGGAGCGAGTCGAGATTGTTCTGAAGGAGACTCTGGATGCCAAAG GCCGCACCAGCTTCTACGAGCAGTACGGCGTCCTCCGCGACGTCCTCCAGAACCACCTCACCGAGGCGCTGCTCTATCTTGCCATGGAGCTGCCGGCCAACGTCAGCAGCGCCGAAGAGATTCTCCGGCACaagctgcagaccttcaagtccttgcagggcctggagaGCACCAGTGCGGTGCTGGGTCAGTACCAGGCCTACGCCAGCCAGGTGCGGGAGGAGCTGCAGAAGCCCCAGGACTACGTCACCATGACACCAACCTTTGCAG GTGTGTTGATTCAGCTAGACAGCCTGCGCTGGGAGGGAGTCCCCTTCATCCTCACTTCCGGCAAAGCCCTAGACGAGCGGGTGGGCTACGTCCGCGTCCTCTTCAAGAACCGGGCCTACTGCACCCAGCGCGAAAGCTGGAGGGAGGCGGGACGGAGCCAGTGTGGCACCAAGCAAATCGTCTTCTACATCGGGCATGGGGAGCTGAACAGCCCTGCCGTGCTGGTCAGCCGGAACCTCTTTAAGCCCGTCATGCCAGAGGGCAGCTGGAAGGAGGTGGCAGATCACCCGCAGCTGCACCTCTTCGGGCACCCGCTGTCTGATTACTACGTGTACAGCCCTGTGCAGGAGAGAGAGGCGTACTCCGTCCTCATCTCCAGCATCTTCCACGGCAGGAAGGACTCtttcatcaccactgagaacCTGCTGGCGTCTTGGGAGTTCTGGACCCCATTGCTGGAGAGCGTAACCCAAAGGGCCCCGCGCCTGTACCCGGGGGGCCTGGAGAACCAGCACCTCCTGGACTTTGAaatgacaggcagggagctgtcctTCCTGCTGGAGGAGCCAGTGGAACTGCTGCATGCCAAGACGCAAGCACCCAGCGACTACAAAACCATCCAGGCCAAGTTTCGGCAAAGCCCCTTGGTCTCAGCGTGGCCGGAGGAACTGATTGTCCGGTTGGCTTCGGACATGGAGGCGGCAGCCACTAAGGCGGTGACACGCAGCGGTGAGTTCCACCTGGCCCTGTCCGGCGGCTCGAGCCCCATTGTCCTGTTCCAGCGTCTGGCGATGCACCACTATGGCTTCCCGTGGAGACACACCCACTTGTGGCTGGTGGACGAGCGCTGCGTGCCGCTCACCGACACAGAGTCCAACTTCCGCAGCTTGCACGACCACCTCCTCCGGCACGTCCAAGTGCCCTACCTCCACATCCACCCCATGCCGGTGCACCTCAACCGGCGCCTGTGTGTGGAGGAGGACCGAGGGCCGGAGCTGTACGCCAAGGAGATCGCCGCCCTCGTGAGCAACGCCAGCTTGGACTTTGTGCTGCTAGGGCTGGGCTCCGACGGGCACACGGCTTCGCTCTTCCCACGCTCGGCCAGTGGCCTCGCAGGGGCCCAGATGGTGGTGCTCACGGAGAGCCCCAACAAACCCCACCAGAGGATGAGCCTCAGCCTGCCGCTCCTCAACAAAGCCAGGCAGGTGGCCGTGCTGGTGATGGGGAAGGGCAAGCACGAAATCGCCACCCAGATCAGTcgagtggggcaggagcctggaaaATGGCCTATTTCAGGGGTCATGCCCAGCTCTGGCCAGCTGGTGTGGTACATGGATTATGACGCTTTGTTTGGATGA